TGAGAGTGCaggtggagaggaggaggaagggaggagggcgGGCAGGGGGTGGCTGGGTGGGGCTCTGTCTATAAAGAGTGAAGCTCAGCGTGTTGGTCCTGCAGATGGGACAGCTTGGCCTACAGCCCGGCGGGCATCAGCTCCCTTGACCCAGTGGATATCGGTGAGTCTTTTCCTTGAACATGACTGAGATGAACAGCTTTTCCCTCCAGCACAACTTGTTCCTACTTTATACAACCTCCTTCCCTTGCCATATGCCTGGGGCTTAAGAGGGGGGATGTTCCCAGTACCcactcccctcctcttcctcagtcCTTACCACTTCCCTCCACGACCCCAGGTGGCCCCGTTATTCGTCCAGGTGCCCAGGGAGGAGGACCCGCCTGCAGCATGAACCTGTGGCTCCTGGCCTGCCTGGTGGCCGGCTTCCTGGGAGCCTGGGCCCCCGCTGTCCACACCCAAGGTACTGTGTTCGGCAATGCCTACCACCAAGTGCCCCTCTccccatgcccccaccccaccccttttGTCTCTTATCTCCTCCGGAAGTCTCCCCAATCCCATCTCCACTGAATTCTCCCGCTCCTGACATGCAGGAACTCCTGGTGTTTGGTTAGCTCTTGGGATGGGGTCGGGGAGATGGAGAGTCCCCAGTTCCTTCTTCGAGAGCCCCATGGAGTCTTTTGCAAGACTCCTAAAGATGTGAGGGAGCAGAGGGTGGCTTCCAGCTGTGGGCAAAGCCAGTTACTGCCAGGGATGTATTGTAGAATCCTAATCCTGCCGAGCCAGGGGTGGGGTTGGAGATCAGGGCCCTGGAGACTGACAAGAGTGGATTCCCATCCTGGTC
The DNA window shown above is from Homo sapiens chromosome 19, GRCh38.p14 Primary Assembly and carries:
- the CCL25 gene encoding C-C motif chemokine 25 isoform X3 yields the protein MKVRACLGAQGSLSLVRRQPVSTRWDSLAYSPAGISSLDPVDIGGPVIRPGAQGGGPACSMNLWLLACLVAGFLGAWAPAVHTQEQALEDFSRQRTIPGPGVSPREP